One region of Eupeodes corollae chromosome 1, idEupCoro1.1, whole genome shotgun sequence genomic DNA includes:
- the LOC129943498 gene encoding uncharacterized protein LOC129943498 isoform X2 — translation MSGEGDSGDSSSDYSAKPSTSANSRRITRSSRNASASASCSSSTRGAAAGVSSGSGGSKKKRRIVMRIEFDDDSDESCSSSSSCGLSEDTTNNKKIINSRKTNNSIKADNEYNDDNDDEIKASASSSSCRRVRGKLGKKSNFVFNSDDDDDDEDKSEDDTPVGGIRRRNRRNRQILEDDDDDAADEESVSKNGREISKTAQNDQNANMSQDGIPRLSTSQQHDEENGFNSDSSSNELLEKCPICLLSFRAQEIGSPVTCQHIFCANCIEAWSKNVQTCPIDRIEFDRIVVRESFENRAVVREINVCKGDCVEKITLSDDDVTHCEVCNRPDREDVMLLCDSCNQGYHIDCLTPALTEIPEGSWYCDNCFDSENEDSDMVDDLNELYADIRDMGIPEARLRVTEVHQPRILRTRQNERIRAAIISRTRPTTRNQAQNVNAAPSTSRTASTSSRSTRTVRNSSRTTTRVPKTRRRRRRRARQRTYVVEYDLNNYDEKFAIKTTKRVIRRRRRKRTRRTALSQRQAEILSGGRQTASKRLAEQLGVKSTNREARAAAASQTFSLFGNANDLEYFSDSDDGGIENQIEISTGGGGSTAVQTSVRVSSFRTHRGKKGLLSRLERQPPTSTPDLLSNIMDLQDRWHNASRHMDAVRIGQDGSLNLPPPSASDVSGNSGINVSLSTGSATTTTTTTNPSNIETTQAPMYPRGGGGNNRNFNSGGGGTGGNSGGGNYNNRYNNQSNYRGGGGGGGGGGGGAGSGGGSSYRSSFGSSGVSTGSGLTGAGNLFNMVGRGNFSFSSQNQNNDNSNNNNPNNNNPNNRDRFNRNNNNNTNNNINNRNNQRNSLPIMNNNQSNDSLITINQSPLQQHRQQNLPNMSNQNSQYSNNQQQNISMGPNNALSQPPPFPCTLPPPQPIYGPHNQPMQPMLTQPPPMFPMLQQHPPPLVAPPLVAPPAIPSLMANPISAPPLPAPPAFNSSLFQLTADYDNDEDDDSNCPNFSVYSMESLQVAKSDVRPAAELKGETPKEDDENEDLVQLSDDDEATGTNKDDEDESEIPLPPTPSVDKNASEQNKISELYEPDQPTYESDDENENENAAASNAENNPSNEDDQKNDRSNNDIDIESQPSPENDMEIESQDSTAEKKVTSEPSQIDENEDAEVEKCTEDVENESEVIKKQVEYKTKRSTPRKGVLELYDDSDWEELNMERPNVDDYQIRTPPLEPNSTKTNEELVDKGDKDDEDDKDNKNDKDDTNDKDVGDEEEENMTPTQPRPSSSLAEETIVNEGEKIDEEKDGDGEDKEQDRSYTPCLDEKNEEENDGACTPELAGPSTAENNAEEESHTPDHTAITSDAAGIAGMETELISEEDDSDKRDKNKRTKGTKDKEQFKKVSKNQKVRNYRTEKASNGVRRKSRSRRRRSRSRTNDKENNGIYRRGIQRGGRFKRREIPRYNVRNVVNHQRSFKDRYGRDTSRPARSTSRTRRRRSFSKSISRSRSRSISGPSPTKRPRRSFSMSPTPPRHNIQRRPSMSPRRRSRSPIRRSPIRRNSRSPLRMRSHSNTPPARRNKHKTKKIKRSITPINRARSLSRFTPRLSRSRTPPRHKTVKRPKDRNKKKKKKRQASPSPHAGSPWGRAPSRQRESMPPTKRKRHHTPKGKSPVVDQGWSPSPSPPRPYLHENISWTPPLTSPAGPSRLRRNEQYNEFPITSKPPKEKKKREKKKKKNEKRRQENSRNKEKRRREPGVLSAAAPSKEVFASGSNILVSVSFNKDGTQPQQHTVVTLPPTREEVLAGIRGRSKERQVEIQGKKKRRKDGRKRKKNDMKPIAIIDLERSPFQVMQEPTDVIVLTDSEGNGQDDDENLNVSRESANAMMTEMDHHEGSSHRSANIDKTPPLDRLQAIMEESYENAIQQQGPKTPPEPQGGIKFNLINKNKQKQIRNVLHDSGEIESDEHHEEERAEDRDPMQQNANKIGPNTPPESGPCSPDVYDPFDPTKSPSMSPRSPTPPLDVSQHETVPDNDKHSTEELRSETRMTVSSGGPPAPEKNTLNPVDLVMALMNTKTNSSQDLANKSNESQYNSNQVVNLLDENEKPEENASNLGITILSNVLYSTGKNQHIPIISSPPLSKSSSNKPPPKVTNILSNLPGLGNRHNGEGDAMINEIESPYSPGSADYEDLFEPPPDTNGGTKRRRGDKRGAKKDGDVFENLFGSSPPHQFVRASNARKHKTAMASARNKHKMIVKVQKLPGNDEHVKVYDDLPNSAVELQVKDKFLRKLNRQERVVEEVKMILKPRFNKKQITKDDYKEIMRRAVPKICHSKSGEINPKKIQNLIEAYVKKFRQKHRKLNIPNTGQVSSAVKCAAYLKKL, via the exons ATGTCCGGTGAAGGTGATTCCGGTGATAGTAGCAGTGATTACAGTGCAAAACCCTCAACCTCCGCCAATAGCAGGCGCATTACTCGAAGTAGCAGAAATGCTTCCGCATCTGCATCATGCTCCTCATCAACAAGAGGAGCTGCTGCAGGAGTAAGTAGCGGCAGTGGTGGTAGCAAAAAGAAGCGCCGAATTGTGATGCGAATCGAATTTGATGATGATTCGGATGAAAGTTGCTCCTCTAGCAGTAGTTGCGGCCTGAGTGAAGATACcacaaacaataagaaaattattaattctagaaaaacaaataattccaTAAAAGCCGACAATGAATATAACGACGATAATGACGATGAGATCAAAGCTTCTGCATCGTCGTCATCATGTAGAAGAGTGCGAggtaaacttggtaaaaaatcaaatttcgtCTTTAacagtgatgatgatgatgatgatgaagacaaGAGTGAAGATGATACGCCGGTTGGCGGCATTCGCCGCCGCAATCGCCGTAATCGCCAGATTTTGgaagatgacgacgacgacgccgccGATGAAGAATCGGTCTCCAAAAATGGCAGAGAG atATCGAAGACCGCACAAAATGATCAAAACGCTAACATGTCACAGGATGGAATACCAAGACTTTCTACATCACAGCAACATGATGAAGAGAACGGTTTTAATTCGGACAGCAGTAGTAATGAACTGCTCGAAAAGTGTCCCATTTGTCTGCTGTCTTTCCGTGCGCAAGAAATCGGGTCGCCAGTAACGTGCCAGCATATCTTTTGTGCAAATTGCATAGAAGCGTGGTCGAAAAATGTGCAAACGTGTCCAATCGATCGTATCGAATTCGATCGAATTGTGGTTCGCGAATCATTCGAAAATCGCGCGGTAGTACGTGAAATCAATGTTTGCAAAGGAGATTGCGTCGAAAAAATAACCCTTAGCGATGACGATGTAACTCATTGTGAAGTGTGCAATAGACCAGATCGCGAAGACGTGATGCTTTTGTGTGATAGCTGCAATCAAGGCTATCATATTGATTGTCTGACACCAGCTTTAACTGAAATTCCAGAGGGGTCGTGGTATTGCgacaattgttttgattcgGAAAATGAAGATTCTGATATGGTAGATGATTTGAATGAACTATATGCGGACATCCGGGATATGGGTATTCCGGAGGCACGATTGCGCGTAACCGAAGTGCATCAACCACGTATTTTGCGAACGAGACAAAATGAAAGAATTCGGGCGGCTATAATTTCGCGAACTCGACCCACTACCAGAAATCAAGCTCAAAATGTGAACGCGGCTCCATCAACAAGTAGAACAGCATCAACGTCATCTCGTTCAACAAGAACCGTTCGGAATAGTtcaagaacaacaacaagagTTCCGAAAACTCGCAGACGTCGCCGTCGTCGTGCACGCCAACGCACATACGTTGTTGaatatgatttaaataattatgatGAGAAGTTTGCAATCAAGACTACGAAAAGAGTTATTAGACGAAGACGTCGCAAGCGCACTCGAAGAACAGCACTTAGTCAAAGACAGGCAGAAATATTAAGCGGTGGAAGGCAAACGGCCAGCAAACGACTAGCTGAGCAATTGGGCGTCAAATCTACTAATCGTGAGGCACGTGCAGCAGCTGCTTCACAAACATTTTCCTTGTTTGGCAATGCCAATGACCTAGAATACTTTTCCGACAGTGATGATGGAggaattgaaaatcaaatagaGATCAGTACTGGAGGTGGTGGTTCAACAGCTGTGCAAACTTCAGTGAGAGTGTCAAGTTTTCGAACTCATCGTGGAAAAAAGGGCTTACTTTCAAGATTAGAACGCCAGCCACCAACAAGCACCCCCGATCTTTTATCAAATATAATGGACTTGCAGGACCGTTGGCATAATGCCAGTCGGCATATGGACGCAGTAAGAATTGGCCAAGATGGGTCACTAAACCTCCCTCCTCCATCAGCAAGTGATGTTTCTGGTAATTCTGGTATAAATGTATCCCTTTCGACGGGATCTGCGACCACAACAACTACAACCACAAATCCTTCTAATATTGAAACCACTCAAGCCCCAATGTATCCCCGCGGTGGCGGAGGTAACAATCGTAACTTTAATTCTGGCGGTGGTGGAACAGGTGGAAATAGCGGAGGGGGCAACTACAATAATCGTTATAACAACCAATCTAATTATCGTGGAGGTggtggaggaggaggaggaggggGTGGAGGAGCTGGAAGCGGAGGTGGTAGCAGTTATCGCAGCAGTTTCGGTTCAAGTGGTGTAAGCACCGGAAGTGGTTTGACAGGAGCTGGAAATCTCTTTAACATGGTTGGAAGAGGAAACTTTTCTTTCAGTtcccaaaatcaaaataatgacaattcaaacaacaacaatCCCAACAACAATAACCCAAATAATCGAGATCGGTTCAACCgtaacaacaataataacacTAACAACAATATCAACAATAGAAACAATCAACGCAACTCCCTTCCCATCATGAATAATAACCAATCTAACGACAGTTTGATAACAATAAACCAATCACCCTTACAACAGCATCGGCAGCAAAATCTACCTAACATGTCAAATCAGAATTCGCAATACTCAAATAACCAGCAGCAAAACATAAGCATGGGCCCAAATAATGCACTGTCCCAGCCACCGCCATTTCCTTGTACCCTGCCGCCGCCACAACCAATATATGGTCCACACAATCAACCTATGCAGCCAATGCTAACACAACCGCCTCCAATGTTTCCAATGCTGCAACAACATCCACCACCACTTGTAGCACCACCACTTGTTGCACCACCTGCGATACCATCATTAATGGCTAATCCAATATCAGCGCCACCATTGCCTGCTCCACCAGCTTTTAATAGTTCACTATTCCAATTAACTGCAGACTATGATAATGATGAAGACGATGATTCAAATTGTCCAAACTTTTCAGTGTATTCAATGGAATCACTGCAAGTTGCTAAATCTGATGTCAGACCTGCTGCTGAGTTGAAAGGCGAAACGCCAAAG GAAGACGATGAAAACGAAGATTTAGTGCAATTAAGTGATGACGACGAAGCTACGGGCACTAATAAAGACGATgaagatgaaagtgaaataccgtTGCCACCAACACCTTCAGTAGATAAAAATGCgtcagaacaaaataaaatttcggaACTATATGAACCTGATCAGCCAACGTACGAATCAGATGatgaaaacgaaaatgaaaatgctGCTGCTTCTAACGCAGAAAATAACCCATCTAATGAAGATGATCAAAAAAATGATCGCTCTAACAATGACATTGACATTGAGTCACAACCATCACCAGAAAATGATATGGAAATTGAAAGCCAAGATTCGACAGCTGAGAAAAAAGTTACGTCTGAACCAAGTCAAATTGATGAGAATGAAGACGCAGAAGTTGAAAAATGTACTGAGGATGTAGAAAACGAATCTGAAGTAATAAAAAAGCAAGTCGAATACAAAACCAAACGTTCTACTCCTCGCAAGGGTGTTCTTGAATTGTATGATGATAGTGATTGGGAAGAATTGAATATGGAGAGACCTAATGTCGATGATTATCAAATAAGAACTCCCCCATTGGAACCAAACTCAACGAAAACAAATGAAGAACTTGTTGATAAAGGTGATAAAGACGATGAAGACGATAAggataataaaaatgataaagatgATACAAATGATAAAGACGTTGGCGACGAGGAAGAAGAGAATATGACACCTACGCAACCAAGACCCAGCTCATCATTAGCTGAAGAAACTATTGTAAATGAAGGTGAGAAGATCGATGAAGAAAAAGATGGAGATGGAGAAGACAAAGAACAAGACCGTTCGTATACTCCTTGTTTAGACGAGAAGAACGAAGAAGAAAACGATGGAGCATGTACACCAGAACTTGCTGGCCCATCAACAGCCGAAAACAATGCAGAGGAAGAATCACATACGCCGGATCACACTGCGATAACATCTGATGCAGCGGGTATAGCTGGAATGGAAACAGAGCTTATTTCAGAAGAAGATGACTCTGACAAGCGTGACAAAAATAAACGCACTAAAGGAACAAAAGATAAAGAACAATTCAAAAAGGTAAGCAAGAATCAAAAAGTTCGTAACTATCGTACTGAGAAGGCATCAAATGGTGTCCGACGAAAATCGAGAAGTCGTCGTCGACGTTCCCGTAGCAGAACAAATGACAAAGAGAACAATGGAATTTATCGAAGAGGTATACAAAGAGGTGGCCGATTTAAGCGACGTGAGATTCCACGTTATAACGTTCGAAATGTAGTAAATCATCAGAGATCTTTTAAGGATCGTTATGGACGCGACACATCACGTCCAGCACGTTCAACCAGCAGAACACGTCGTCGACGTTCATTTTCAAAGTCAATTTCTAGGTCAAGATCCAGATCAATTTCTGGACCATCGCCGACAAAGCGACCACGGCGAAGTTTTAGTATGTCGCCAACACCTCCTAGACACAACATACAACGACGACCGTCGATGAGTCCACGTAGAAGATCACGCTCTCCAATACGTAGGTCACCAATTCGTCGTAACTCAAGGAGTCCGTTGCGCATGCGGTCACATTCAAACACACCGCCGGCGCGTCGTAACAAGCACaaaactaagaaaattaaaCGCTCAATTACACCAATCAATAGGGCACGTTCTTTATCAAGGTTTACACCTCGGCTGAGTCGTTCGAGAACACCACCGCGACATAAGACTGTCAAAAGACCGAAAGAtcgtaataagaaaaaaaagaagaagcgaCAAGCATCACCAAGTCCTCATGCAGGGTCTCCCTGGGGAAGGGCACCATCGCGACAAAGAGAGTCGATGCCTCCAACAAAGCGCAAACGTCACCATACCCCAAAGGGAAAGTCTCCTGTAGTTGATCAGGGTTGGTCACCGTCGCCAAGTCCACCGCGGCCATACTTGCACGAAAACATTTCGTGGACACCACCGTTAACTTCACCTGCAGGGCCAAGTCGACTTCGTCGCAACGAACAGTATAATGAATTCCCAATTACATCAAAGCCACccaaagaaaagaagaaacgtgaaaaaaagaaaaagaagaatgaaAAAAGACGTCAAGAAAACTCTAGAAATAAGGAAAAACGTCGTAGAGAACCAGGTGTTCTTAGCGCAGCTGCGCCCTCAAAGGAAGTTTTTGCTTCTGGCAGTAATATTCTGGTGAGTGTGAGTTTCAATAAAGACGGAACACAGCCGCAACAGCACACAGTTGTTACTCTTCCCCCAACACGTGAAGAAGTGCTTGCAGGAATCAGAGGTCGCTCCAAGGAACGCCAAGTAGAGATACAAGGGAAGAAAAAGAGAAGGAAAGATGGTCGTAAAAGAAAGAAGAACGATATGAAACCTATCGCAATAATTGACCTTGAAAGATCACCTTTCCAGGTAATGCAAGAACCTACAGACGTGATAGTCCTCACTGACAGCGAAGGCAATGGCCAAGACGATGATGAAAATCTGAATGTAAGTCGTGAGTCTGCAAATGCAATGATGACAGAAATGGACCACCACGAGGGCTCATCGCATAGATCAGCCAATATTGATAAAACTCCACCTTTAGATCGGCTCCAGGCCATCATGGAGGAATCATATGAAAATGCTATTCAACAGCAAGGTCCAAAAACTCCTCCTGAACCACAAGGCGGTATCAAATTTAATCtgatcaacaaaaataaacagaagCAAATTCGAAATGTATTACACGATTCAGGAGAAATCGAATCGGATGAACACCACGAAGAGGAACGGGCAGAAGATCGGGATCCTATGcaacaaaatgcaaacaaaataggaCCTAACACGCCACCAGAGTCTGGGCCATGCTCGCCAGATGTATACGATCCATTCGATCCAACAAAATCGCCTTCCATGTCCCCCAGATCACCAACACCACCATTGGACGTTTCCCAACACGAAACAGTACCGGACAATGATAAACATTCTACGGAAGAATTGCGCTCGGAAACTCGCATGACTGTATCATCGGGAGGTCCTCCTGCCCCCGAAAAGAACACTTTGAATCCCGTCGATTTAGTTATGGCTCTCATGAATACTAAAACCAATAGCTCCCAAGATTTAGCCAATAAGTCCAATGAGTCGCAATATAATTCTAATCAAGTTGTGAATCTCCTAGATGAAAATGAGAAGCCTGAGGAAAATGCCTCTAATCTGGGCATAACAATTCTATCAAATGTACTCTATTCAACGGGAAAAAATCAACATATACCAATTATCTCAAGCCCGCCATTATCAAAGAGTTCCTCCAACAAACCACCACCGAAAGTCACAAACATTTTGAGCAACCTTCCTGGTCTAGGTAATCGTCACAATGGTGAAGGAGATGCAATGATTAATGAGATTGAAAGTCCTTATTCACCGGGATCGGCAGATTATGAAGATCTATTTGAGCCACCACCAGACACAAATGGAGGGACAAAAAGACGACGCGGTGACAAGCGTGGTGCCAAAAAAGATGGAgacgtttttgaaaatttattcggCTCATCGCCACCACATCAATTTGTTAGAGCTTCGAATGCTAGAAAACACAAAACAGCAATGGCTTCGGCAAGGAATAAACACAAGATGATTGTTAAAG